A stretch of the Microcebus murinus isolate Inina chromosome 6, M.murinus_Inina_mat1.0, whole genome shotgun sequence genome encodes the following:
- the CCDC198 gene encoding factor associated with metabolism and energy isoform X1, with translation MKGPQTTFPSWFSSKCLSREMGLSHSKAHPRVTKVAPLQNKEEETPLAGPVDVTFNQNLQEKTSYSLARLQDQNKALEGQLPPLRETQYGRYFAASRAMYFDIPLEQGETSIIKRHPPQRLQKLEPIDLPQVITSERLLSQRGAGTKHKAKELEKKMQMPMYTSGKRQYLHKMQMLEMNRKRQEAQMELKKSLHREARMNNQKLRDPKAKKILQSIPRNNDHDLLTILPDETLNRSPGNSQNAEVLEHHAMNDYCSRKIGKMETWLRAQEAQGQFLWDSSSSDSDELGKDEKKPRALVRTRTERIPVFDEFFDQE, from the exons ATGAAAGGCCCACAAACCACTTTTCCCTCATGGTTTTCCTCTAAATGTCTTTCACGTGAAATGGGCCTGAGCCACTCTAAGGCTCACCCTAGGGTGACCAAAGTAGCACCTTTGCAAAACAAAGAGGAAGAGACTCCCTTGGCTGGCCCTGTGGACGTCACATTCAATCAGAATCTGCAAGAAAAGACTTCATATTCGTTGGCAAGGCTGCAGGACCAGAATAAAGCTTTGGAAGGGCAGCTGCCACCTCTTCGAGAAACCCAGTATGGAAGATATTTTGCAG CATCCAGGGCCATGTATTTTGACATCCCACTGGAACAGGGAGAAACAAGTATTATTAAAAGGCATCCACCCCAAAGACTTCAA AAGCTCGAACCCATTGACTTGCCACAAGTAATTACTTCTGAAAGGCTTCTGAGCCAGCGAGGAGCTGGGACAAAGCACAAAGCCAAG gaactggaaaagaaaatgcaaatgccaATGTATACTTCTGGGAAAAGGCAATATTTGCATAAGATGCAAATGCTGGAAATGAACCGTAAAAGACAAGAG GCCCAAATGGAGTTGAAGAAAAGTCTTCACAGGGAAGCAAGAATGAATAACCAAAAACTGAGGGACCCTAAAGCCAAGAAAATCCTTCAAAGCATCCCAAGGAATAATGACCATGACCTTCTAACCATATTGCCTGATGAAACCTTGAATAGAAGTCCCG GAAATTCACAAAATGCAGAAGTTTTAGAACATCATGCAATGAATGACTACTGTTCCCGGAAAATTGGCAAAATGGAAACATGGCTCCGTGCACAAGAGGCCCAGGGACAGTTTCTTTGGGACAGTTCTAGCTCTGACTCAGATGAGTTGGggaaagatgagaagaaaccacGAGCACTGGTGAGGACAAGAACAGAAAGAATCCCAGTTTTTGATGAGTTTTTTGATCAAGAATAA
- the CCDC198 gene encoding factor associated with metabolism and energy isoform X2, with protein MYFDIPLEQGETSIIKRHPPQRLQKLEPIDLPQVITSERLLSQRGAGTKHKAKELEKKMQMPMYTSGKRQYLHKMQMLEMNRKRQEAQMELKKSLHREARMNNQKLRDPKAKKILQSIPRNNDHDLLTILPDETLNRSPGNSQNAEVLEHHAMNDYCSRKIGKMETWLRAQEAQGQFLWDSSSSDSDELGKDEKKPRALVRTRTERIPVFDEFFDQE; from the exons ATGTATTTTGACATCCCACTGGAACAGGGAGAAACAAGTATTATTAAAAGGCATCCACCCCAAAGACTTCAA AAGCTCGAACCCATTGACTTGCCACAAGTAATTACTTCTGAAAGGCTTCTGAGCCAGCGAGGAGCTGGGACAAAGCACAAAGCCAAG gaactggaaaagaaaatgcaaatgccaATGTATACTTCTGGGAAAAGGCAATATTTGCATAAGATGCAAATGCTGGAAATGAACCGTAAAAGACAAGAG GCCCAAATGGAGTTGAAGAAAAGTCTTCACAGGGAAGCAAGAATGAATAACCAAAAACTGAGGGACCCTAAAGCCAAGAAAATCCTTCAAAGCATCCCAAGGAATAATGACCATGACCTTCTAACCATATTGCCTGATGAAACCTTGAATAGAAGTCCCG GAAATTCACAAAATGCAGAAGTTTTAGAACATCATGCAATGAATGACTACTGTTCCCGGAAAATTGGCAAAATGGAAACATGGCTCCGTGCACAAGAGGCCCAGGGACAGTTTCTTTGGGACAGTTCTAGCTCTGACTCAGATGAGTTGGggaaagatgagaagaaaccacGAGCACTGGTGAGGACAAGAACAGAAAGAATCCCAGTTTTTGATGAGTTTTTTGATCAAGAATAA
- the CCDC198 gene encoding factor associated with metabolism and energy isoform X3 produces the protein MNLKGFIRNFLDIMKLEPIDLPQVITSERLLSQRGAGTKHKAKELEKKMQMPMYTSGKRQYLHKMQMLEMNRKRQEAQMELKKSLHREARMNNQKLRDPKAKKILQSIPRNNDHDLLTILPDETLNRSPGNSQNAEVLEHHAMNDYCSRKIGKMETWLRAQEAQGQFLWDSSSSDSDELGKDEKKPRALVRTRTERIPVFDEFFDQE, from the exons ATGAATTTAAAAGGCTTCATAAGGAATTTCTTGGATATAATG AAGCTCGAACCCATTGACTTGCCACAAGTAATTACTTCTGAAAGGCTTCTGAGCCAGCGAGGAGCTGGGACAAAGCACAAAGCCAAG gaactggaaaagaaaatgcaaatgccaATGTATACTTCTGGGAAAAGGCAATATTTGCATAAGATGCAAATGCTGGAAATGAACCGTAAAAGACAAGAG GCCCAAATGGAGTTGAAGAAAAGTCTTCACAGGGAAGCAAGAATGAATAACCAAAAACTGAGGGACCCTAAAGCCAAGAAAATCCTTCAAAGCATCCCAAGGAATAATGACCATGACCTTCTAACCATATTGCCTGATGAAACCTTGAATAGAAGTCCCG GAAATTCACAAAATGCAGAAGTTTTAGAACATCATGCAATGAATGACTACTGTTCCCGGAAAATTGGCAAAATGGAAACATGGCTCCGTGCACAAGAGGCCCAGGGACAGTTTCTTTGGGACAGTTCTAGCTCTGACTCAGATGAGTTGGggaaagatgagaagaaaccacGAGCACTGGTGAGGACAAGAACAGAAAGAATCCCAGTTTTTGATGAGTTTTTTGATCAAGAATAA